In Cicer arietinum cultivar CDC Frontier isolate Library 1 chromosome 7, Cicar.CDCFrontier_v2.0, whole genome shotgun sequence, a single window of DNA contains:
- the LOC101509451 gene encoding separase-like isoform X2 produces MYLYMWHGCGSHLLAYDAIKKLEKCPAAFLMGCDSGAYVLNGSYAPICTPTSYLCAGSSFVVANLWTVTSCYVDKTIRTMFTDMLKARSDWSSKGKELEHKNYKSTIGAMVSIARNSHALLLGAGTVCFGLPTTICRKKNVASSNPNKRRKLY; encoded by the exons ATGTATCTATACATGTGGCATGGCTGTG GATCACATTTACTTGCCTATGATGCGATCAAGAAACTAGAGAAGTGTCCTGCTGCATTTCTAATGGGTTGTGATAGCGGTGCATATGTCTTAAATGGAAGTTATGCTCCAATTTGTACTCCCACGTCATATCTTTGTGCTGGTTCTTCATTTGTAGTTGCCAATCTATGGACTGTGACAAGTTGTTATGTAGATAAGACAATAAGAACTATGTTTACGGATATGTTGAAAGCAAGATCTGACTGGAGTTCAAAAGGCAAGGAGCTTGAGCATAAGAACTACAAAAGTACGATTGGAGCCATGGTGTCAATTGCTCGTAACAGCCATGCTTTACTGTTGGGGGCGGGTACAGTGTGTTTTGGACTTCCTACTACTATTTGTAGAAAAAAGAACGTAGCGTCTTCTAATCCCAACAAGCGCAGAAAGTTATACTGA
- the LOC101509451 gene encoding separase-like isoform X1, with the protein MVWLVEIILLGEILNCQKFESRLYKAVDFVKMKCKVKINEDILKKILGSRKYDREGKTLDLQFCSEKHCYIAGVGYISKVESGILLIATDTGAYRDALEYLNKTLDKLDVNDNSNRKPIILVLDYEVQKKEIYRMPSVSSIFANIEIKSFCSIDSFYVINSGDEVDILDSTMNFFKRKRIEELYTVCPPSTN; encoded by the exons ATGGTTTGGCTCGTGGAAATCATCCTTCTTGGGGAAATATTGAATTGCCAAAAGTTTGAGTCGAGACTTTATAAAGCCGTAGACTTTGTAAAAATGAAAtgcaaagtaaaaataaatgaggatattttaaaaaaaattcttggtTCTAGGAAATATGATCGTGAAGGAAAAACATTGGATTTACAATTTTGCTcagagaaacattgttatatagcAGGAGTGGGCTACATTAGTAAAGTTGAGAGTGGGATACTCCTTATTGCCACCGATACTGGTGCATATCGGGATGCTttagaatatttaaataaaacactCGACAAATTGGACGTGAATGATAACAGTAATAGAAAGCCTATAATTCTTGTATTGGATTATGAGGTGCAg aaaaaagaaatttatcGCATGCCTTCTGTTAGCAGCATCTTTGCTAATATAGAGATAAAGAGTTTTTGCTCTATAGATTCATTTTATGTAATAAATTCAGGGGACGAAGTAGACATCCTTGATTCTACCAtgaattttttcaaaaggaaaagaattgag GAATTATACACTGTGTGCCCGCCCTCGACGAATTAA
- the LOC101507639 gene encoding separase-like: MYLYMWHGCGSHLLAYDAIKKLEKCPAAFLMGCDSGAYVLNGSYAPICTPTSYLCAGSSFVVANLWTVTSCYVDKTIRTMFTDMLKARSDWSSKGKELEHKNYKSTIGAMVSIARNSHALLLGAGTVCFGLPTTICRKKNVASSNPNKRRKLY, encoded by the exons ATGTATCTATACATGTGGCATGGCTGTG GATCACATTTACTTGCCTATGATGCGATCAAGAAACTAGAGAAGTGTCCTGCTGCATTTCTAATGGGTTGTGATAGCGGTGCATATGTCTTAAATGGAAGTTATGCTCCAATTTGTACTCCCACGTCATATCTTTGTGCTGGTTCTTCATTTGTAGTTGCCAATCTATGGACTGTGACAAGTTGTTATGTAGATAAGACAATAAGAACTATGTTTACGGATATGTTGAAAGCAAGATCTGACTGGAgttcaaaaggcaaggaacttGAGCATAAGAACTACAAAAGTACGATTGGAGCCATGGTGTCAATTGCTCGTAACAGCCATGCTTTACTGTTGGGGGCGGGTACAGTGTGTTTTGGACTTCCTACTACTATTTGTAGAAAAAAGAACGTAGCGTCTTCTAATCCCAACAAGCGCAGAAAGTTATACTGA